A stretch of DNA from Patescibacteria group bacterium:
ATATTGATAAATATTTTGCTTTATTGAAAATTTTAGCTAATCAAACAGGACAGTTAGTTAATTTTCAAGAATTAGCCAATACTCTGCAGATAGCGCGTAAGACAGTTGAATAGTATTTATGTGTTATGAGAAAATCGTATCAAATCGTTTTAATTAAACCGTTTTATGAAAATATTCGCAAAGAGTTAACCAAGATGCCTAAAATATATTTTTATGATTTAGGATTAAGAAATGTTTTTTAAAATAATTACAGCCTGATTAATGTACGTTCTGATAAAAGGACATATTTAGAAAATATTGTTTTTAAAGAATTTTTAAACCAAATTAAAAGTATAGATGAAATTAAATTTTGGCGCGCTCAGGATAAAAATGAAGTTGATTTTATTATTAATGATGAAGCGTTTGAGGTAAAATTTGAATTAAGTAAGAGCATAGAAAAGAAATATTCGCAATTTAAAAAATTATATCCAGAAATGAAATTCAGTTTTTTAGACAACAGCCAAATTTTACAAAAGTTTTATCAATGGAAGATTTAATATTGTAAAATATAAAAAATTTTGCTTTTTAAAATATTATGTTATAATAAACTTGTGGCATAATTAGTTTTGTGACGAAGTTTTTAGATTTTGAAACAAATTCACCTAAATTTTTTTAGCCTGCCTATAGGCAAGGTAAAAAATCTTGAAGAAATTTGACCGAAATATCAAAATTGCAGTAGGAACTAATTATGTCACAAGTTTATCAATAACATTATGTTTTATATCGTTGTTTTATGAGGAATAATCAACTTATTTCAGGTCTTGATATAGGATCTGACAAAACTCGTTTAGTAGTTGCTCAAATTGAAACAGGGTCAGATGGTTATAAAAAAGTAAATGTTATAAGTTTGAGTGAAGTGGATACTGAAGGCTTTACAAAGGGAAATGTCTCTAATGTGGAATATTTAGTTTCCACAATTTCTTCCGTGTTGGAAAAAGCCGAAATTACGGTTGGTTTGCCAATAGAAAACGTTTGCGTTGGAATAGCAGGAGATCATATTATTTCAAAAATGAACAAGGGCGTTGTTGCTATTTCCAAAGCAAACAATGAAATTGGCGAAGATGATATTGAGCGCGCCGTAGAAATCGTAAGATCTGTGGCAATCCCTCCAAATTATGAAAATCTTCATATTATTCCAGTGATTTTTAATGTTGATAATCAAATTGGAATTAAAAATCCTATCGGAATGACAGGCGTTAGATTAGAAGTTGAAGTGCAAGCAATTAGCGGGCTTTCAACTCGCATTAATAATTTTACGCGCGCTATTCATAGAACAAGCTTGGAAATGGATTCACTTGTTTTTTCTATTTTGTCAACATCCGAGGCTGTTTTAAATAAAAAACAAAAAGAGCTTGGAGTTTTATTACTTGATATTGGACATACAATTACTAAGGGCGCTATCTTTGAAGACGAAGAAGCAATTTATACATTTAATATTCCTATTGGTTCTTCGCATATTACGGCAGATTTGGCAATAGGATTAAGATCTTCTATTGAAACAGCTGAGATCGTAAAAAAGAAAAATGGAACTTTAGATTTAGCTTCTATCAGAAGGACAGAACAGGTTGATTTGTCTAAATATGAAAATAGCGACAAGCCGCTTACGGCTGTCGCGCGGCAAAGAAATTCTTTTAGTAAAAAATATATTAATGAAATAATAGAAGCGCGGGTTGATGAAATTTTTTCTTATGTTGTAAAGGAATTGAAAAAATCAGGGAGATTTGGAAAGCTTCCGGCAGGGGTTGTTTTAACTGGAGGCGGGTCAAAGTTGCCATATTTAGTAGAATATGCTAAAGATAAATTAGCGCTTCCTGTTTCATTAGGATATCCAACAGGTTTTGCAAGCAGCGCTGATAAAATTTATGATTTGAATTATGCTACTGTTTGCGGGCTTATTATGTGGGGTGTTATAGATTCCGAAGCGCGTAAAGGTAAGGGGATTAAAATTAATTTTAATTTTTTTAATATAATCGGCAAAATTAAAAAAATGTTAAAGATTTTAATGCCATGATTAGTTAAAAGTTTATAAAATTAAAAGTAGAAAGTCTACAAAATTAATATTAAATTATAAAATTAAAAATTTATTAAATATATGGCTGAAATAAAACCAGACATTGAAACATTCGCAAAAATTAAAGTTATTGGCGTTGGTGGCGGAGGCGGCTCTGCTATAAACAGAATGATTAACGCCAAAATTAAAGGCGTGGATTTTTTAGCTGTTAATACAGATATCCAAGCTCTTTACGCTTCTAACGCGCCTATTAAATTACATATAGGCAAAACAATCACTCGCGGTTTGGGCGCCGGCATGGATCCTGAAATAGGGAGAAAAGCCGCGGAAGAAAGTCAGAATGAAATCAGGGACATTTTAAAAGGAGCTGATATGGTTTTCATAACATGCGGATTAGGCGGTGGAACAGGAAGTGGGGCGTCTCCTGTTATAGCGGAAATTGCGCGCGACTTGGGCGCTCTTACTATCGGAATTGTGACAAAACCTTTTTCTTTTGAAGGTGTTAAAAGAGCCGAGGTTGCCGAAGAAGCATTGTCGGATTTATCTGACAAAGTAGATACTATTATTTCTATTCCTAATGATAAAATTTTGGAAATTATTGATAAGAAGACATCTTTATTAAACGCGTTTTTAGTGTCAGACAATGTTTTGCATCAAGGCGTTCATGGAATAGCTGAAATTATCACAGGCGCTGGATTAATTAATGTTGATTTTGCCGATGTTAAAACTATTATGGAAGGAGCAGGGTCTTCGCTTATGGGAGTTGGCGAGTCAAAGGGGGAAAACAGGGCAGTTGAAGCGGCTAAAATGGCAATTGAAAATCCTTTGCTTGATTTATCAATAGATGGCGCGCGAGGCATTCTTTTTACGGTTTCTGGGGGCAGTAGCTTGACTATGAACGAAGTAAATGAAGCCGCTAAAATAATTACGCAGTCAGCTGACTCAGAAGCTAAAATTATTTTTGGCGCGATTATTGACGAAAATTTGAAAGACTCCGTAAGAATAACAGTTGTGGCTACTGGGTTTAACGAATTTTGCGTAAAAGAATTTAAAGACAAAACAATTCAAAAGGTTAGTGATAATTTTAAAATAAACAAAGTAAAAATTAATGTTAAAAAAGAAGATAAAGAAGGCGAAGAGTATAATAATCAAAACATTAAACATAAAAATAATATTTTTGTTGAAAAAAAACAGGAAAAATTAACGGAAGAAGATGTTGTTGAAGAAAAAGACGAATTAGACATACCTGCTTTTATTCGCAAGAAAATGAAATAGCTTTTTACTAAAATTTTAAGCTATAAATTAATTTATTTATATTTAATAATTTATTTTATGAACATTGACGATTTGTTTAGAGCCACTGTTAAAAAAAATGCTTCTGATTTGCATCTTATTGTCGGTCAGTATCCAATCATGAGGGTTAATGGAATTTTGTGTCCCGTGAAAGGCTCTAAAATATTAACGCCAAGCACTATCAAAGAATTAGTTTTTGACATTATCACGGAAAAGCAAAGGGATAAATTTTTAAAAAATTTAGAATTGGATGTGTCTTATGAAATCAGCAATTTAGCTCGTTTTAGAGTTAACTTGTATTTTGAAAAAGGAAATATTGGCTTGGCTGCCAGAGTTATTCCTAGTATTATTCCTACAATGAAAAATTTAATGATGCCTGATGTTGCTTATGATTTAATAAGAAGAGACCATGGATTAATTTTAGTTACTGGTCCTACTGGTTGCGGGAAATCAACAACATTGGCGTCTATGATTGAGTTTATTAATAATGAAAGATCAGCGCGAATTATTACATTAGAGGATCCGATAGAATTTGTTTTTCTTTCTAAGAAAAGTTTAGTCTCCCAAAGGCAGCTTCATACTGATATGTTAACTTTTGAATCCGCCTTAACTCATGTCTTAAGGCAGGATCCTAATATTATTGTAGTTGGAGAAATGAGAAATTTAGAAACAATAGCTTCAGCCATTACTTTGGCTGAAACAGGGCATTTGGTTTTGGCAACTCTTCATACGCATAACGCGTATCAAACTATTGACAGGGTTATTGACATATTTCCCGCTAGCCAGCAAAATCAAATCAGACTTCAGCTGTCTATGAGTTTAGCGGGCATTATCTCTCAAAAATTGATTAATGGGATTAAAGACGGCAGAATAGCCTCAAGAGAGGTTTTAGTTAATATTCCGTCCATTGGAAATTTAGTTAGAGAAAATAAAATAACTCAAATAAAGACTGTTATACAGACAAACGCTGAACAAGGAATGTTTACTATGGATCAAAATTTAATGGAATTATATAAAAAAGGGCATATTTCGTTAGAAACAGTGCAGGCAAATATATTAGATCAAGATATGATCGGCAAGAAGAAGAAATAATAATAAGTTTAAATAAAATAAAAAAATTCCCGCGTAATAAGGGAATTTTTTTATTTTATTTTTTTATTTTACTTTTTCAACAATTTTATTAAAAATTTCTTGATTGTTTTCAGCTAGATCAGCTAAAATTTTTCTGTCAATTTCAATCTTATTATTTTTCAGCTGTTTGATGAAAGTTGAATAATTTAGTCCTTGTTTTCTAACTCCGGCATTTATTTTGATTTGCCAAAGTTTGCGAAAATCCCTTTTCTTTTTTTTGCGGTCATTATAAGAATGGGCTCCAGCTTTTGTAACAGCTGTTTTCGCGAGCTTAATCAGATTTTTTCTTCCCCATTTAAAACCTTTAGTTTTGCTTAAAACTTTTTTTCTTTTTTGAGTATGTGTTGTTCCTCTTTTTATTCTTGGCATACGAAATTAGCTTTTTAGCTTTTTAGCTTTTAGCTTTGTTAGTTAATTAATTTTTTGATTGTTTTATGATTCTTTTTATTATTTATTTTTTTATCCCTTCGTTTTTTTGTTGTTGTTTTGCCTGATTCTTTTGAATTAAAATGATCTTGCCCGGCAGAGCGTTTTATAATTTTCCCTTTTTTAGTTATTTTAAAGCGTTTACTGCTTGCCTTGTGAGTTTTTATTTTCATAAATATAATGCGAATGCTCCGAATTATATGCAAATGCCACGATTTTTTTTAAGTTTATATCTGCATTATTCGTGTTTAATTCTTATTTAATTTTTTATATTATTATTTATTTTACTGTTTATAATTTATTATTGTTGAAAATCCATTTCCTTTATATTTAATAGGCTCTTCCATAATTAAAATTTGATCTGGATTTTCTTCTTCTATCTTTTTTATAAAATCTTTAATTATATTTATCGCGATTTCTTTGTGTTGTTTTTCTCTTCCTCTTAGGTTTAATTCTATTTTAACTTTATTATTGCCGCTTAAAAATTTTTTTGTCTGCTCTTTTCTGAAATTTATGTCATGTTTTCCTATTCTTAAAGAAAGTTTTACGCCTTTTGTTTCTGATTTTTTTTGTCTCGCGTTTTGTTTTTTTGCTTGTTTTTGTTTTTGATATTGCAATTTTCCATAATCCATTATTTTTGCCGTAGGAGGATCTTCTTTTGGAGAGATTTCTATTAAAGACAACTCTTTTTCTTTTGCCATTTTTATTGCTTCAAAAGTATCTACAATTCCTAAAAAATTATTATTTTCATCAATAAGTTTTACTTGTGGACTAGTAATTTGCTCATTGGTTCTATAAAATATTTTTTTTGGTTGATGTCGTTTAGATTTTCTTCTTGAATAACGCATTGTTATAGTTATATGAGATTATTAAGATAGTTAAGATATT
This window harbors:
- the ftsA gene encoding cell division protein FtsA produces the protein MRNNQLISGLDIGSDKTRLVVAQIETGSDGYKKVNVISLSEVDTEGFTKGNVSNVEYLVSTISSVLEKAEITVGLPIENVCVGIAGDHIISKMNKGVVAISKANNEIGEDDIERAVEIVRSVAIPPNYENLHIIPVIFNVDNQIGIKNPIGMTGVRLEVEVQAISGLSTRINNFTRAIHRTSLEMDSLVFSILSTSEAVLNKKQKELGVLLLDIGHTITKGAIFEDEEAIYTFNIPIGSSHITADLAIGLRSSIETAEIVKKKNGTLDLASIRRTEQVDLSKYENSDKPLTAVARQRNSFSKKYINEIIEARVDEIFSYVVKELKKSGRFGKLPAGVVLTGGGSKLPYLVEYAKDKLALPVSLGYPTGFASSADKIYDLNYATVCGLIMWGVIDSEARKGKGIKINFNFFNIIGKIKKMLKILMP
- the ftsZ gene encoding cell division protein FtsZ is translated as MAEIKPDIETFAKIKVIGVGGGGGSAINRMINAKIKGVDFLAVNTDIQALYASNAPIKLHIGKTITRGLGAGMDPEIGRKAAEESQNEIRDILKGADMVFITCGLGGGTGSGASPVIAEIARDLGALTIGIVTKPFSFEGVKRAEVAEEALSDLSDKVDTIISIPNDKILEIIDKKTSLLNAFLVSDNVLHQGVHGIAEIITGAGLINVDFADVKTIMEGAGSSLMGVGESKGENRAVEAAKMAIENPLLDLSIDGARGILFTVSGGSSLTMNEVNEAAKIITQSADSEAKIIFGAIIDENLKDSVRITVVATGFNEFCVKEFKDKTIQKVSDNFKINKVKINVKKEDKEGEEYNNQNIKHKNNIFVEKKQEKLTEEDVVEEKDELDIPAFIRKKMK
- a CDS encoding PilT/PilU family type 4a pilus ATPase, with translation MNIDDLFRATVKKNASDLHLIVGQYPIMRVNGILCPVKGSKILTPSTIKELVFDIITEKQRDKFLKNLELDVSYEISNLARFRVNLYFEKGNIGLAARVIPSIIPTMKNLMMPDVAYDLIRRDHGLILVTGPTGCGKSTTLASMIEFINNERSARIITLEDPIEFVFLSKKSLVSQRQLHTDMLTFESALTHVLRQDPNIIVVGEMRNLETIASAITLAETGHLVLATLHTHNAYQTIDRVIDIFPASQQNQIRLQLSMSLAGIISQKLINGIKDGRIASREVLVNIPSIGNLVRENKITQIKTVIQTNAEQGMFTMDQNLMELYKKGHISLETVQANILDQDMIGKKKK
- the rplT gene encoding 50S ribosomal protein L20, with protein sequence MPRIKRGTTHTQKRKKVLSKTKGFKWGRKNLIKLAKTAVTKAGAHSYNDRKKKKRDFRKLWQIKINAGVRKQGLNYSTFIKQLKNNKIEIDRKILADLAENNQEIFNKIVEKVK
- a CDS encoding 50S ribosomal protein L35, whose protein sequence is MKIKTHKASSKRFKITKKGKIIKRSAGQDHFNSKESGKTTTKKRRDKKINNKKNHKTIKKLIN
- the infC gene encoding translation initiation factor IF-3, translating into MRYSRRKSKRHQPKKIFYRTNEQITSPQVKLIDENNNFLGIVDTFEAIKMAKEKELSLIEISPKEDPPTAKIMDYGKLQYQKQKQAKKQNARQKKSETKGVKLSLRIGKHDINFRKEQTKKFLSGNNKVKIELNLRGREKQHKEIAINIIKDFIKKIEEENPDQILIMEEPIKYKGNGFSTIINYKQ